A section of the Scomber scombrus chromosome 24, fScoSco1.1, whole genome shotgun sequence genome encodes:
- the LOC133976555 gene encoding carboxy-terminal domain RNA polymerase II polypeptide A small phosphatase 1-like, producing the protein MDNPSSVITQVSRDEEGNKASGERGSSPSLSSKKPRSGGLFSSLFCCLCRDQPEQPPVNNNAPLLVEENGTVSKIQVKPLLPPAKSKDSGKICVVIDLDETLVHSSFKPVNNADFIIPVEIDGTLHQVYVLKRPHVDEFLKRMGELFECVLFTASLAKYADPVSDLLDKWGAFRCRLFRESCVFHRGNYVKDLSRLGRDLNKVIIVDNSPASYIFHPDNAVPVASWFDDMSDTELLDLIPFFERLSKVDNVYTVLKHQGTAS; encoded by the exons GTTCTTCGCCCTCTCTGTCCTCTAAGAAGCCCAGGAGCGGAGGTCTCTTCTCCAGCCTTTTCTGCTGCCTTTGTCGGGACCAGCCTGAGCAGCCGCCAGTCAACAACAATGCCCCGCTGCTGGTCGAAGAGAACGGAACCGTCTCCAAG ATCCAGGTGAAACCACTGCTGCCTCCAGCGAAGTCAAAAGACTCTGGAAAGATCTGTGTGGTTATAGATCTGGACGAGACATTAGTTCACAGTTCTTTTAAG CCTGTGAACAATGCAGATTTCATCATTCCTGTGGAAATAGATGGAACACTACACCAG GTGTATGTCCTGAAGCGGCCCCACGTCGACGAGTTCCTGAAGAGGATGGGAGAACTGTTTGAGTGTGTTCTGTTCACTGCCAGTTTAGCCAAG tatGCAGACCCCGTCTCTGATCTCCTTGACAAGTGGGGTGCTTTCCGCTGTCGCCTCTTCCGGGAGTCCTGCGTGTTCCACCGAGGAAATTACGTCAAGGACCTGAGTCGCCTGGGTCGGGACCTAAACAAAGTCATCATCGTGGACAACTCCCCGGCCTCCTACATCTTCCATCCTGACAACGCA GTCCCTGTAGCCTCGTGGTTCGACGACATGTCCGACACCGAGCTGCTGGACCTCATCCCGTTTTTCGAGAGGCTGAGCAAAGTGGATAACGTCTACACAGTCCTCAAGCACCAAGGGACCGCAAGCTAA